One genomic segment of Mastomys coucha isolate ucsf_1 unplaced genomic scaffold, UCSF_Mcou_1 pScaffold22, whole genome shotgun sequence includes these proteins:
- the LOC116104669 gene encoding tripartite motif-containing protein 30A-like has protein sequence LYVKTATKAFSLTKKKRQIGYISVFYERNLQLLQTYHLGVLGYPAISSGKHYWEVDVSRSDAWLLGLNDGKCAQPQLHSKDEMGFKTKHYSNVKQNVMYQPKCGYWVIGLTNGSVYNAFDECSITHNSSVLALSLPSPPSRVGVFLDREACTLSFYDVSRYGALIYRFYDPAFPGKVYPYFNPMNCSEPITVCGPPS, from the coding sequence CTCTACGTGAAAACAGCCACGAAAGCATTttcattaacaaaaaaaaaaagacaaataggaTATATAAGCGTATTCTATGAGAGGAATCTTCAACTTCTTCAGACCTACCATTTGGGTGTCCTGGGATATCCAGCTATCTCCTCAGGGAAGCATTACTGGGAAGTAGACGTGTCTAGAAGTGATGCCTGGCTCCTCGGATTAAATGATGGAAAATGTGCTCAACCTCAACTTCATTCAAAGGATGAAATgggcttcaaaacaaaacattattctAATGTTAAACAAAATGTAATGTATCAGCCTAAATGTGGCTACTGGGTTATAGGGCTGACGAATGGGTCTGTATACAATGCCTTTGATGAGTGTTCTATCACCCACAATTCCAGTGTCCTGGCCCTCTCTCTGCCTAGTCCTCCCAGTCGTGTTGGAGTTTTCCTGGACCGGGAAGCTTGCACTCTCTCATTTTATGATGTTTCTCGCTATGGAGCTCTCATCTATAGGTTCTATGACCCTGCCTTCCCTGGTAAAGTCTACCCATATTTTAATCCTATGAATTGTTCAGAGCCAATAACAGTATGCGGTCCACCATCTTAA